Proteins found in one Verrucomicrobia bacterium CG1_02_43_26 genomic segment:
- a CDS encoding ADP-glyceromanno-heptose 6-epimerase yields MHDITKGAVLVTGGAGFIGSALIWALNQRGIENIYVTDFLGHDEKFKNLVPLRYRDYLEGDQFMAMLSHASGNLFRDVTTVFHLGACSSTTEKNCRYLIENNFEYTKNLASWAMGNKARFVYASSAATYGDGAQGMDDRDEDISKLRPLNMYGYSKHMFDLFAWKHQMLNQMVGLKYFNVYGPNEGHKEDMRSVVHKAFGQIEETGIIKLFKSYLPEYKDGEQMRDFLYVKDAVEMTIHLAENNKANGLFNLGSGKAHTWLDLASAIFKALNKKMNIEFIDMPETLRSKYQYYTCADISKLRATGYDKEIYPLEEAVRDYVQNYLMTGKPLGDELITANLAGVN; encoded by the coding sequence ATGCATGATATTACAAAAGGAGCTGTCCTCGTAACAGGCGGGGCGGGATTTATTGGTAGCGCCCTGATATGGGCATTAAACCAGCGCGGCATTGAAAATATTTACGTGACCGATTTTCTTGGGCACGATGAAAAATTTAAGAACCTGGTGCCCCTGCGCTATCGGGATTATTTAGAAGGAGACCAGTTTATGGCCATGCTTTCGCATGCCTCCGGCAATCTCTTTAGGGATGTGACTACGGTATTCCACCTAGGGGCATGTTCAAGCACAACGGAAAAGAACTGCCGGTACTTGATCGAAAATAATTTCGAGTACACAAAAAATTTGGCCAGTTGGGCAATGGGAAACAAGGCGCGCTTTGTGTATGCATCCTCAGCCGCGACTTATGGGGACGGCGCGCAAGGCATGGACGATAGAGATGAAGACATCAGCAAGCTACGCCCCTTGAATATGTATGGTTATTCCAAGCATATGTTTGATTTGTTTGCGTGGAAGCACCAGATGTTAAACCAGATGGTGGGGCTAAAATATTTTAATGTTTACGGACCAAACGAAGGGCATAAAGAAGATATGCGCAGCGTAGTGCACAAAGCGTTTGGCCAGATAGAAGAAACAGGAATCATAAAACTCTTTAAAAGCTATTTACCCGAGTACAAAGACGGGGAGCAGATGCGCGATTTTCTATACGTGAAAGATGCCGTGGAGATGACGATTCATCTTGCCGAAAACAATAAAGCGAACGGTCTCTTTAACCTGGGATCCGGAAAAGCTCATACCTGGCTTGATCTTGCAAGCGCGATCTTCAAAGCCTTGAATAAAAAAATGAACATTGAGTTTATCGACATGCCAGAGACACTGCGCTCCAAGTACCAGTATTATACCTGTGCGGACATCAGTAAACTGAGAGCAACCGGTTATGATAAAGAAATTTACCCATTAGAAGAAGCGGTGCGTGATTATGTACAGAATTATCTCATGACGGGAAAACCGCTGGGAGATGAGTTAATAACTGCGAATCTGGCAGGGGTTAATTAA